Proteins encoded in a region of the Streptomyces sp. NBC_00258 genome:
- a CDS encoding GNAT family N-acetyltransferase, which yields MPHRITALTDPQPSASSRRLAWLASDDEGAPVGSAFLRLFTKEGQEHLAELEIAVHRAERRCGVGGGLLDAAVAAARDEGRRSVLAQAEAGSPGDLFLAARGFRRVLALTYARLPLADADLHRIDGIVEQPHEGYRLVHWEGTVPPELALTFAHSRRAMDDMPMDGTDYGTVVWDVDRVISAAEAIAKRGELLHTVAVVDTADGSVVGFSELVVPGDGRGDAQHYGTGVLPEHRGHGLGLWMKAQSIRQAREHHPELGGLLTDTADSNAHMRGINDTLGYLPTHRAVEYQLDL from the coding sequence TTGCCGCACCGCATCACCGCGCTCACCGATCCCCAGCCCAGCGCGTCGAGCCGCCGTCTGGCGTGGCTCGCTTCCGACGACGAGGGGGCGCCGGTCGGATCCGCCTTCCTGCGGCTGTTCACCAAGGAAGGGCAGGAGCATCTCGCCGAGTTGGAGATCGCCGTGCACCGGGCGGAGCGCCGGTGCGGTGTCGGCGGCGGTCTCCTGGACGCGGCCGTCGCGGCGGCACGGGACGAGGGGCGCCGCTCCGTTCTCGCCCAGGCCGAGGCCGGTTCCCCCGGCGACCTCTTTCTGGCGGCGCGCGGCTTCCGCAGGGTGCTCGCGCTGACGTACGCCCGGCTCCCTCTGGCCGACGCCGACCTCCACCGCATCGACGGGATCGTCGAACAGCCCCATGAGGGCTACCGGTTGGTCCACTGGGAGGGCACGGTACCGCCCGAACTGGCCCTTACCTTCGCCCACTCGCGCCGGGCCATGGACGACATGCCGATGGACGGCACCGACTACGGCACGGTCGTCTGGGACGTGGACCGGGTGATCTCCGCCGCCGAGGCCATCGCCAAGCGGGGCGAACTGCTGCACACCGTCGCCGTGGTGGACACCGCGGACGGGTCGGTCGTCGGCTTCTCCGAGCTCGTCGTTCCCGGCGACGGCCGGGGAGACGCACAGCACTACGGGACCGGCGTGCTGCCCGAACACCGAGGCCACGGTCTCGGCCTGTGGATGAAGGCGCAGTCCATCCGTCAGGCCCGCGAACACCACCCGGAACTCGGCGGCCTGCTCACGGACACGGCGGACAGCAACGCGCACATGCGCGGCATCAACGACACGCTCGGCTACCTGCCCACGCACAGGGCGGTGGAGTACCAGCTCGATCTGTGA
- a CDS encoding GlsB/YeaQ/YmgE family stress response membrane protein, which produces MEISGIISAIVIGIIIGVLGRLVVPGRQRIGILWTIAVGIVAALIGSALANAFDVSDTNGVDWVEWLIQIGLAALGVAALDRSKAGRR; this is translated from the coding sequence ATGGAGATCTCGGGCATCATCAGTGCCATCGTGATCGGCATCATCATCGGTGTGCTGGGCCGGCTCGTTGTTCCGGGTCGTCAGCGCATCGGCATTCTGTGGACGATCGCGGTCGGCATCGTGGCCGCGCTCATCGGGTCGGCGCTGGCCAACGCGTTCGACGTGTCCGACACCAACGGGGTGGACTGGGTCGAGTGGCTGATCCAGATCGGACTCGCGGCGCTCGGTGTCGCGGCCCTGGACCGGTCGAAGGCAGGGCGCCGCTGA
- a CDS encoding GNAT family N-acetyltransferase, translating to MDSPLTLAPPPYLRLEGEGIHLREWSEEDIPALVEVYDDPEIARWTPVASPFDTMAAQVYLTEAQEARAQGRKVQLAITTDGVLPQGEVLLFRSKADERDVEIAYGVGAAHRGRGLASRAVRLLSEYAVRHTGARRVVLCIEEGNAASIAVARSTGFTLTDDEPVLRTSRGRQITLRTWSLTGGAT from the coding sequence ATGGACAGCCCGCTGACGCTCGCCCCGCCTCCGTACCTGCGGCTCGAAGGAGAGGGTATTCACCTGCGCGAATGGTCCGAGGAGGACATCCCCGCCCTGGTCGAGGTGTACGACGATCCGGAGATCGCCCGCTGGACCCCGGTGGCCTCGCCGTTCGACACGATGGCGGCGCAGGTCTATCTCACCGAGGCCCAGGAGGCGCGGGCGCAGGGACGCAAGGTGCAGCTCGCGATCACCACGGACGGGGTCCTGCCCCAGGGCGAGGTGCTGCTGTTCCGCAGCAAGGCCGACGAGCGGGACGTCGAGATCGCCTACGGCGTGGGAGCCGCCCACCGGGGCCGGGGGCTTGCCTCCCGGGCCGTCCGCCTCCTCTCCGAGTACGCCGTGCGCCACACGGGAGCGCGGCGCGTGGTGCTGTGCATCGAGGAGGGCAACGCGGCCAGCATCGCCGTCGCCCGGTCCACCGGCTTCACGCTCACCGACGACGAACCCGTCCTGCGGACATCACGTGGCCGGCAGATCACCCTGCGGACGTGGAGCCTCACCGGCGGCGCCACGTAA
- a CDS encoding aminoglycoside phosphotransferase family protein → MSRTFSAWVTSGEDFLGAVGPFSVDVPWWSEVEPVVQRLQQALGVRVLVVRLLSVDGGEGGRDGHVTYHVEALERPGVLLQLPADPGLLYGTDPLRAPWARIGGLRELLDWSTRTLAAAGRPVTGPVEQRRTWNLAGLFRLPTDRGPAWLKATPHFAADEAEVITAFARVDPGLVPTVLGSVGGRLLMEHIPGEDCWQASADTAASGVRRFVAAQAALAVRPEERPASLPDRRTSVIAERVRELLDGPVSGELTTQELDVARELTDRWRLLDECGLPDTVVHGDFHPGNWRSDGGPPVVVDFADAHWGNPVLDALRVHAFLPEAVRTAAARVWADAWLEQVPGSDPARALAVAEPLAHLAYAVRYQEFLDGIERSERIYHQDDPVSVIREAVRRATAPDQGLADLGRSVVR, encoded by the coding sequence GTGAGCCGAACTTTCAGTGCGTGGGTGACGTCGGGTGAGGACTTTCTCGGCGCCGTCGGCCCCTTCTCCGTCGACGTGCCGTGGTGGTCCGAGGTCGAGCCGGTCGTTCAGCGCCTGCAACAGGCGCTCGGCGTGCGGGTGTTGGTGGTCCGCCTACTGTCCGTGGACGGCGGGGAGGGCGGGCGCGACGGCCATGTGACGTACCACGTCGAGGCGCTGGAGCGCCCGGGGGTACTGCTCCAACTCCCGGCGGATCCAGGGTTGTTGTACGGCACCGACCCACTGCGGGCGCCCTGGGCGCGGATCGGCGGACTCCGGGAGCTGCTCGACTGGTCGACGCGCACGCTGGCCGCGGCGGGTCGGCCGGTGACCGGGCCGGTGGAGCAGCGCCGCACATGGAACCTGGCCGGGCTTTTCCGGCTGCCGACCGACCGGGGCCCGGCCTGGCTCAAGGCCACTCCGCACTTCGCCGCGGACGAGGCGGAGGTCATCACCGCGTTCGCCCGCGTCGATCCGGGGCTGGTCCCAACCGTCCTGGGCTCCGTCGGCGGGCGCCTCCTGATGGAGCACATCCCCGGCGAGGACTGCTGGCAGGCGTCGGCGGACACCGCCGCCTCCGGAGTGCGACGCTTCGTCGCGGCGCAGGCGGCCCTCGCCGTACGGCCGGAGGAACGGCCCGCGAGCCTGCCGGACCGTCGTACGTCCGTCATCGCCGAGCGGGTCCGGGAGTTGCTCGACGGCCCTGTCTCCGGCGAGCTGACCACCCAGGAGCTGGACGTGGCACGGGAGTTGACGGACCGTTGGCGTCTGCTGGACGAGTGCGGCCTGCCGGACACGGTCGTGCACGGCGACTTCCACCCCGGCAACTGGCGCAGCGACGGCGGGCCGCCGGTGGTCGTCGACTTCGCCGACGCGCACTGGGGCAATCCGGTCCTGGACGCGCTGCGCGTGCACGCCTTCCTTCCCGAGGCGGTACGAACGGCGGCCGCCCGTGTCTGGGCGGACGCGTGGCTGGAGCAGGTGCCGGGCAGCGATCCGGCCCGAGCCCTGGCCGTCGCAGAACCGCTCGCGCATCTCGCGTACGCGGTGCGCTACCAGGAGTTCCTGGACGGCATCGAGCGGTCGGAGAGGATCTACCACCAGGACGATCCCGTGTCGGTGATCCGCGAGGCCGTGCGCCGCGCGACCGCTCCCGACCAGGGACTCGCCGATCTGGGGCGCTCCGTCGTGCGGTGA
- a CDS encoding ArsR/SmtB family transcription factor: protein MPGKDAETDKVFKALADGTRRRLLDRLHEHSGQTLGELCEHIDMTRQSVTQHLGVLEAANLVSTVRRGREKLHYLNPVPLHEIQERWIDKFERPRLRALSAVKRRAEEDMSDKPTFVYVTYIASTPEKVWDALTDADLTASYWGHSNVSEDWRPGSRWEHRRIDGSGIADVVGTVVESERPTRLVATWASPEDEGQEDKYSRVTYDIRPHGGIVRLTVTHEDLADETAVKEVSAGWPAVLANLKSLLETGSPLPQEPWLVP from the coding sequence GTGCCGGGCAAGGACGCGGAGACGGACAAGGTCTTCAAGGCCCTGGCCGACGGGACGCGCAGACGGCTGCTCGACAGGCTGCACGAGCACAGCGGACAGACGCTGGGGGAGCTGTGCGAGCACATCGACATGACCCGCCAGTCGGTCACCCAGCACCTGGGCGTCCTGGAGGCGGCCAACCTGGTCAGCACGGTGCGGCGGGGGCGGGAAAAGCTGCACTACCTCAACCCCGTACCGCTCCACGAGATCCAGGAGCGCTGGATCGACAAGTTCGAGCGCCCGCGCCTGCGCGCGCTGAGCGCGGTCAAACGACGAGCCGAGGAAGACATGAGCGACAAGCCGACATTCGTGTACGTCACCTACATCGCCAGCACACCCGAGAAGGTCTGGGACGCGCTCACCGACGCCGACCTGACCGCCTCGTACTGGGGTCACAGCAACGTCTCCGAGGACTGGCGCCCAGGTTCTCGGTGGGAGCATCGGCGCATCGACGGATCGGGTATCGCCGACGTGGTCGGCACCGTCGTGGAGAGCGAGCGGCCCACCCGGCTGGTGGCGACCTGGGCCTCACCCGAGGACGAGGGCCAGGAGGACAAGTACTCCAGGGTCACCTACGACATCCGGCCGCACGGCGGGATCGTCCGGCTCACCGTCACGCACGAGGACCTCGCCGACGAGACCGCGGTCAAGGAGGTGTCCGCCGGCTGGCCCGCCGTCCTGGCCAACCTGAAGTCGCTCCTGGAGACGGGCAGCCCACTGCCGCAGGAACCGTGGCTGGTGCCGTAG
- a CDS encoding SPW repeat protein: protein MANVSNTRGDIGSHPDVSEMRDRYARMLGGRDVALVDGPVFLLGLYCATSPWILHYTTSQPALVTHNLIMGIAIGVLALGFTTTPTRMYGLSWAMCAMGTWMIISPWIVGESPDAGVVLNNIIIGVLAVVLGFICAATSAKNTSQT from the coding sequence ATGGCCAACGTCTCGAACACCAGAGGTGACATAGGCAGCCACCCTGATGTATCCGAAATGCGGGATCGCTACGCCCGCATGCTCGGTGGTCGCGATGTGGCGCTCGTGGACGGACCGGTGTTCCTGCTCGGTCTGTACTGCGCCACCTCCCCGTGGATACTCCACTACACGACAAGCCAACCCGCACTCGTGACGCACAACCTCATCATGGGCATCGCGATAGGCGTTCTGGCCCTCGGATTCACCACCACCCCGACCCGGATGTACGGCCTGAGCTGGGCCATGTGCGCGATGGGTACGTGGATGATCATCTCGCCGTGGATCGTCGGCGAGAGCCCCGACGCGGGCGTCGTGCTCAACAACATCATCATCGGCGTGCTCGCCGTGGTGCTGGGGTTCATATGCGCGGCCACGTCCGCGAAGAACACATCACAGACGTAG
- a CDS encoding MerR family transcriptional regulator yields MYEPTGGTNRPDDTSPEAVEAADTGLTTGAVARRFGVSPTTLRSWDRRYGLGPAVRADGRHRRWTTRDVAMLEAMCRLTSAGVPPAEAARAARQGAAEERAVNAEAPKAPKEGVAGEKAVEETSGSPSPDRTAHERPPADDDRPPTAGLPLPGDVRKECRGLARAAVRLDAPAVDSRLTSAVERYGLTVAWQDVMVPTLHAVGRRWESSGDRYVEVEHLLSWHISTTLRRVTPSLRPGTPETAAGPVVLACVPGEQHSLPLEALNAGLAEHGLPTRMFGAAVPAEALTAAVRRLGPSAVVLWAQARSTASIPLARHLAATHWGVKGARRHPTVVLGGPGWAGRSAQGMFRPPSLHDALAVLAARYENSVPGPVD; encoded by the coding sequence ATGTACGAGCCGACGGGCGGGACGAACCGCCCGGACGACACCTCTCCGGAGGCGGTCGAGGCGGCCGATACGGGCTTGACGACCGGGGCAGTGGCCCGCCGGTTCGGGGTGTCGCCGACCACGCTGCGCTCGTGGGACCGCCGCTACGGCCTGGGCCCCGCCGTCCGCGCCGACGGACGCCACCGCCGCTGGACGACCCGGGACGTCGCGATGCTGGAGGCGATGTGCAGGCTGACCTCCGCCGGGGTCCCGCCCGCCGAGGCGGCACGCGCCGCCAGGCAAGGAGCGGCCGAGGAAAGGGCCGTCAACGCGGAGGCTCCGAAAGCTCCGAAAGAGGGGGTCGCCGGAGAGAAGGCCGTCGAGGAGACGAGCGGCTCGCCCTCGCCCGACCGGACTGCCCACGAGCGCCCACCCGCTGACGACGACCGGCCGCCCACGGCGGGCCTGCCGCTCCCCGGCGACGTCCGCAAGGAGTGCCGTGGCCTTGCCCGGGCCGCTGTCCGGCTCGACGCCCCTGCCGTGGACAGCCGGTTGACCTCGGCCGTCGAGCGGTACGGCCTCACGGTCGCCTGGCAGGACGTGATGGTTCCGACGCTCCACGCCGTCGGCCGCAGATGGGAGTCGTCCGGCGACCGGTATGTAGAGGTCGAGCACCTGCTGTCCTGGCACATCTCCACCACGCTCCGACGTGTCACCCCGTCCCTGCGGCCGGGTACGCCGGAGACCGCCGCGGGGCCGGTGGTCCTGGCCTGCGTACCCGGCGAGCAGCACAGCCTGCCGCTGGAGGCGCTGAACGCCGGACTCGCCGAACACGGCCTGCCCACCCGGATGTTCGGCGCGGCCGTGCCCGCGGAGGCACTCACCGCCGCGGTACGGCGGCTGGGGCCCTCGGCCGTCGTCCTGTGGGCCCAGGCACGCTCCACGGCGAGCATCCCCCTGGCCCGCCACCTGGCTGCCACGCACTGGGGCGTGAAGGGCGCACGCAGACATCCGACGGTCGTACTGGGAGGCCCTGGATGGGCAGGGCGGTCGGCGCAGGGCATGTTCCGGCCGCCGAGCCTGCACGACGCACTGGCCGTCCTCGCGGCTCGTTACGAGAACAGCGTCCCGGGACCGGTGGACTGA
- a CDS encoding cryptochrome/photolyase family protein produces the protein MNVSVVLFTSDLRLHDHPPLRAALDGSGAVVPLFVRDRAVDEAGFAAPNRLAFLADCLRDLDAGLCERGGRLVFRSGDVVDQVCRVVTETDADEVHMAAGASAYAHRREERLRTALESEGRRLHVHDTVITALAPGTVTPAASDHFAVFTPYFRHWARQHPRNVLGAPRTVRVPEGIGSEALPGRGDLSGLSEGLATGGETEGRKRLTAWLRAGIGSYEDRHDDLPGDATSRLSPHLHFGTLSPVELVHRARKADGPGAEAFVRQLAWRDFHHQVLAARPDSSTADYRTRRDLWRSEKSAAQEIDAWKEGRTGYPVVDAAMRQLLYEGWMHNRGRLLAASFLTKTLYVDWRIGARHFLELLVDGDIANNQLNWQWVAGTGTDTRPNRILNPVLQGKRYDPDGTYVRRWVPELEGLDGAAVHEPWKLKGLERAAYDYPGPIVELADGLARFRHARGRA, from the coding sequence ATGAACGTCTCGGTCGTCCTGTTCACCTCCGACCTGCGCCTGCACGATCATCCGCCGCTCCGTGCGGCGCTCGACGGCTCCGGCGCGGTGGTGCCCCTGTTCGTCCGTGACCGGGCCGTCGACGAGGCCGGATTCGCCGCGCCCAACCGGCTGGCGTTTCTCGCCGACTGTCTGCGGGATCTCGACGCGGGACTGTGTGAGCGCGGCGGCCGCCTCGTGTTCCGGTCCGGCGATGTCGTCGACCAGGTGTGCAGGGTGGTCACGGAGACGGACGCCGACGAGGTGCACATGGCGGCCGGGGCGAGCGCCTACGCCCACCGGCGAGAGGAACGGCTGCGCACCGCCCTGGAGTCGGAGGGGCGCCGGCTGCACGTCCACGACACGGTGATCACCGCGCTGGCACCGGGGACCGTGACCCCGGCCGCCTCGGACCACTTCGCCGTCTTCACGCCGTACTTCCGGCACTGGGCGCGGCAGCACCCGCGCAACGTGCTCGGCGCACCCCGCACCGTGCGCGTACCTGAGGGCATCGGTTCGGAAGCACTCCCTGGGCGCGGGGATCTGTCCGGGTTGTCGGAAGGGCTGGCAACGGGCGGCGAGACGGAGGGCAGGAAACGACTGACGGCCTGGCTGCGGGCCGGGATCGGTTCGTACGAGGACCGCCACGACGACCTTCCCGGGGACGCCACCTCGCGCCTCTCCCCGCACCTGCACTTCGGCACGCTGTCCCCCGTCGAGCTGGTCCACCGGGCGCGGAAGGCGGACGGGCCGGGCGCCGAGGCGTTCGTACGGCAGCTCGCGTGGCGGGACTTCCACCATCAGGTGCTGGCCGCACGGCCGGACTCCTCCACAGCGGACTACCGCACCCGGCGCGATCTGTGGCGGTCGGAGAAGTCGGCCGCGCAGGAGATCGATGCCTGGAAGGAGGGTCGGACCGGCTATCCCGTCGTCGACGCGGCCATGCGCCAACTGCTGTACGAGGGCTGGATGCACAACCGGGGACGCCTGCTGGCCGCGAGCTTCCTCACGAAGACGCTGTACGTCGACTGGCGGATCGGCGCCCGTCACTTCCTCGAACTGCTGGTGGACGGCGACATCGCGAACAACCAGCTCAACTGGCAGTGGGTGGCGGGAACCGGCACCGACACACGGCCCAACCGGATCCTCAACCCGGTTCTCCAAGGCAAGCGGTACGACCCGGACGGTACGTACGTCAGGCGCTGGGTGCCCGAACTGGAAGGGCTCGACGGGGCCGCCGTGCACGAGCCGTGGAAACTCAAGGGCCTCGAACGCGCCGCCTACGACTATCCCGGCCCGATCGTCGAACTCGCCGACGGGCTGGCCCGTTTCAGGCATGCTCGCGGTCGGGCCTGA
- a CDS encoding SDR family oxidoreductase, translating to MSGDVSDGGLRCLVTGATGYIGGRLVPELLAAGHRVRCMARSPGALRDHEWAGDVEVVRGDVTDPESVAAAMRDIDVAYYLVHALGTGKGFEETDRRAARTFGERARAAGVRRIVYLGGLTPAGVPERELSPHLRSRAEVGRVLLDSGVPTTVLRAAVIIGSGSASFEMLRYLTERLPVMVTPSWVHTRIQPIAVRDVLRTLVGAARMPDDVSRAFDIGGPEILTYREMMVRYAAVAGLPRRLIVPVPVLTPGLSSHWVGLVTPVPSSIARPLTESLRHEVVCREHDIARHVPDPPGGPIGFEESVRLALRRVREARVATRWSSASVPGVPSDPLPTDPDWAGGSLYTDLRELTVDAPPEALWRVIEGIGGDNGWYSFPLAWAVRGWLDRLVGGVGLRRGRRDAARLRVGDSLDFWRVEEIERGHLLRLRAEMRLPGLAWLEMRVDTDESGGVRYRQRALFHPHGLLGHAYWWSVSPFHAVVFGGMARNIARTAARTEPAAARLGTPGG from the coding sequence ATGAGCGGTGACGTCTCCGACGGCGGGCTGCGGTGCCTGGTGACGGGCGCGACGGGATACATCGGCGGCCGGCTCGTCCCCGAGCTCCTCGCCGCGGGCCACCGGGTGCGCTGCATGGCCCGCTCCCCCGGCGCCCTCCGCGACCATGAGTGGGCGGGCGACGTCGAGGTGGTGCGCGGCGACGTCACCGACCCCGAATCCGTCGCTGCGGCGATGCGGGACATCGACGTCGCGTACTACCTGGTGCACGCGCTCGGCACGGGCAAGGGCTTCGAGGAGACCGACCGCAGGGCGGCGCGCACCTTCGGGGAACGGGCCCGGGCTGCGGGCGTACGCCGGATCGTCTACCTGGGCGGACTCACCCCCGCCGGGGTGCCGGAGAGGGAACTGTCGCCGCATCTGCGGTCCCGGGCCGAGGTCGGCCGCGTCCTGCTGGACTCCGGTGTGCCGACGACCGTGCTGCGCGCGGCGGTCATCATCGGCTCGGGTTCGGCCTCCTTCGAGATGCTGCGCTACCTCACCGAGCGACTGCCCGTGATGGTCACTCCGAGCTGGGTCCACACGCGGATCCAGCCCATCGCCGTACGGGATGTGCTGCGCACGCTGGTGGGCGCCGCGCGGATGCCGGACGACGTCAGCCGGGCCTTCGACATCGGCGGCCCGGAGATCCTGACGTACCGCGAGATGATGGTCAGATACGCGGCGGTCGCGGGCCTGCCGCGCCGGCTGATCGTGCCGGTGCCGGTCCTGACGCCCGGGCTCTCCAGCCACTGGGTCGGGCTGGTCACGCCTGTGCCGAGTTCCATCGCCCGCCCGCTCACCGAGTCGCTGCGCCACGAGGTCGTCTGCCGCGAGCACGACATCGCCCGGCATGTGCCCGACCCGCCTGGCGGTCCGATCGGCTTCGAGGAGTCGGTGCGGCTGGCCCTGCGACGCGTCCGGGAGGCGCGGGTCGCCACGCGCTGGTCGTCCGCCTCGGTGCCGGGTGTCCCGAGTGACCCCCTGCCCACCGATCCCGACTGGGCGGGCGGCAGCCTGTACACGGACCTGCGCGAGCTGACGGTCGACGCCCCGCCCGAGGCCCTGTGGCGGGTGATCGAGGGCATCGGCGGTGACAACGGCTGGTACTCCTTTCCCCTCGCCTGGGCCGTGCGCGGTTGGCTGGACCGGCTGGTCGGCGGGGTGGGCCTGCGCCGAGGACGCCGCGACGCGGCACGGCTGCGGGTCGGCGACTCGCTCGACTTCTGGCGCGTCGAGGAGATCGAACGAGGGCATTTGCTGCGGCTGCGCGCCGAGATGCGGCTGCCGGGCCTCGCGTGGCTGGAGATGCGCGTCGACACGGACGAGAGCGGCGGCGTCCGCTATCGCCAGCGCGCCCTCTTCCATCCGCACGGGCTGCTCGGCCACGCCTACTGGTGGAGCGTGTCGCCGTTCCACGCGGTCGTGTTCGGCGGCATGGCCCGCAACATCGCACGGACCGCGGCCAGGACGGAGCCCGCTGCGGCGCGGCTCGGCACACCTGGTGGCTGA
- a CDS encoding LysR family transcriptional regulator, with amino-acid sequence MRIEQLEYITAVTRLGSLRRAAEELHLSQPALSETVRNLERELGVDLLERKRSGAKMSAEGRELLPHIINVLDAVDRLRGAAGEQHRISRMVRVGTVNAATVPLLIPAVREFRATHPATQVEVVGAQQSEIHRTLLEGGFDLGLVNHLEGDDVAADFDSTELLRGRPVVCVRPDSPLASLPVVSVSDLLAEPLIAMRSGYVMHRYVHRLLGDREPSFSYSTDGAEMGKLMVAEGLGATVLPDFSVIDDPLERQGSIVCRPLADDSTRVLLMLQRRKADSVPRAAHDLHEAFVRRAALLGGTVTGRP; translated from the coding sequence GTGCGAATAGAGCAGCTGGAATACATCACGGCCGTCACCCGGCTCGGCTCATTGCGCCGGGCCGCCGAGGAACTCCACCTGTCCCAGCCCGCGTTGAGCGAGACCGTGCGGAATCTGGAGCGTGAACTCGGGGTCGACCTCCTGGAGCGCAAGCGGTCCGGAGCGAAGATGAGCGCGGAGGGGCGGGAGCTGCTGCCGCACATCATCAACGTCCTCGACGCGGTGGACCGGCTGCGGGGCGCCGCGGGCGAGCAGCACCGCATCAGCCGCATGGTGCGCGTCGGCACGGTGAACGCTGCGACCGTGCCGCTGCTCATTCCGGCCGTCCGGGAGTTCCGCGCCACGCATCCGGCGACACAGGTGGAGGTCGTCGGCGCTCAGCAGTCGGAGATCCACCGGACCCTGCTGGAGGGCGGCTTCGACCTCGGTCTGGTGAACCACCTGGAGGGTGACGACGTGGCCGCCGACTTCGACTCCACGGAGCTGCTGCGCGGGCGGCCGGTGGTGTGCGTGCGGCCGGACAGTCCGCTCGCGTCGCTCCCGGTGGTGTCCGTGTCCGACCTGCTCGCCGAACCGCTCATCGCGATGCGCTCCGGCTATGTGATGCACCGTTACGTCCACCGGCTGCTGGGCGACCGTGAGCCGTCCTTCTCCTACTCCACCGACGGCGCCGAGATGGGCAAGCTGATGGTGGCGGAAGGGCTGGGGGCCACGGTGCTGCCCGACTTCAGCGTGATCGACGATCCGCTGGAACGGCAGGGCTCGATCGTCTGCCGACCGCTGGCCGACGACTCCACGCGGGTGCTGTTGATGCTGCAGCGGCGCAAGGCCGACTCGGTACCGCGGGCCGCCCACGATCTGCACGAGGCCTTCGTGCGCCGGGCCGCGCTACTCGGGGGAACGGTGACCGGGCGGCCGTGA
- a CDS encoding putative leader peptide, with the protein MRLDLTRRRHVDLARVSSAACCSAA; encoded by the coding sequence ATGCGACTGGACCTCACGCGGCGACGCCATGTCGACCTTGCGCGTGTCTCCAGCGCCGCCTGTTGCTCCGCGGCCTGA
- the sfnG gene encoding dimethylsulfone monooxygenase SfnG, with protein MPAENLSADPVRFAYWVPNVSGGLVTSKIEQRTDWGYEYNRELAVLAENNGFDYALSQVRYMASYGAEFQHESTSFSLALLLATQRLKVIAAVHPGLWHPGVLAKLGATADHLSNGRFAVNVVSGWFKGEFTALGEPWLEHDERYRRSEEFIQALRQIWTEDHTELAGDFYRLRDFSLKPKPLNTVERPHPEIFQGGNSTAARAMAGRVSDWYFSNGKDFDGVTEQINDVRKSAAEVGRRAPKFGLNGFLIARDTEAEARETLREIVAHADRDAVEGFGAAVKQAGQSAADGKGMWQDSSFEDLVQYNDGFRTGLIGTPEQIAERIVAYKRLGVDLLLLGFLHYHEEVEYFGRRVLPLVRELEAQLPDTEPESASVHA; from the coding sequence ATGCCTGCAGAGAACCTTTCCGCAGACCCCGTCCGCTTCGCCTACTGGGTCCCCAACGTCAGCGGCGGCCTGGTCACCAGCAAGATCGAGCAGCGCACCGACTGGGGCTACGAGTACAACCGCGAACTCGCCGTCCTCGCCGAGAACAACGGCTTCGACTACGCCCTCAGTCAGGTCCGCTACATGGCCAGCTACGGCGCCGAGTTCCAGCACGAGTCGACCAGCTTCAGTCTCGCCCTGCTGCTCGCCACCCAACGCCTGAAGGTCATCGCCGCCGTCCACCCCGGCCTCTGGCACCCGGGCGTCCTCGCCAAACTCGGCGCCACCGCCGACCACTTGTCGAACGGCCGCTTCGCCGTCAACGTCGTATCCGGCTGGTTCAAGGGCGAGTTCACCGCCCTCGGCGAGCCCTGGCTGGAGCACGACGAGCGCTACCGCCGCTCCGAGGAGTTCATCCAGGCCCTGCGCCAGATCTGGACCGAGGACCACACCGAACTCGCCGGTGACTTCTACCGGTTGCGCGACTTCTCCCTCAAGCCCAAGCCCCTCAACACCGTCGAGCGCCCGCACCCGGAGATCTTCCAGGGCGGCAACTCGACCGCCGCCCGCGCGATGGCCGGCCGGGTCTCCGACTGGTACTTCTCCAACGGCAAGGACTTCGACGGCGTCACCGAGCAGATCAACGACGTCCGCAAGTCCGCCGCCGAAGTCGGGCGCAGGGCACCGAAGTTCGGCCTCAACGGCTTCCTGATCGCCCGCGACACCGAGGCCGAGGCCCGCGAGACCCTCCGCGAGATCGTCGCCCACGCCGACCGCGATGCCGTCGAGGGATTCGGCGCCGCCGTGAAGCAGGCCGGACAGTCCGCCGCGGACGGCAAGGGCATGTGGCAGGACTCCTCCTTCGAGGACCTCGTCCAGTACAACGACGGCTTCCGTACGGGGCTCATCGGCACCCCGGAACAGATCGCCGAGCGGATCGTCGCGTACAAGCGCCTCGGCGTCGACCTCCTGCTTCTCGGCTTCCTCCACTACCACGAGGAGGTCGAGTACTTCGGCCGCCGAGTGCTGCCCCTCGTACGCGAGCTGGAAGCCCAACTCCCGGACACTGAACCCGAGTCCGCCTCCGTCCACGCGTGA